The following coding sequences are from one Salvia hispanica cultivar TCC Black 2014 chromosome 3, UniMelb_Shisp_WGS_1.0, whole genome shotgun sequence window:
- the LOC125216819 gene encoding zinc finger protein SHOOT GRAVITROPISM 5-like yields MEGSHQEMQLFSSSSPDHNPPPLDLQLSISLNKPEMRKMRKAAGVEALKWQAAEQIRLAAMEKAYAERVRELTRREMEMAQSEFARARAMWERAREEVQRAERIKERMDSLSATCHSCRHNSFTP; encoded by the coding sequence ATGGAAGGAAGCCACCAAGAGATGCAGCtcttctcctcctcttctCCCGATCACAATCCGCCCCCGCTCGACCTCCAGCTATCCATAAGCCTGAACAAGCCGGAGATGAGGAAGATGCGGAAGGCCGCGGGCGTGGAGGCTCTCAAGTGGCAGGCGGCAGAGCAGATTCGGCTCGCAGCCATGGAGAAGGCCTACGCGGAGCGCGTGAGGGAGCTGACGAGGCGGGAGATGGAGATGGCACAGTCGGAATTCGCACGCGCACGCGCCATGTGGGAGAGGGCACGAGAGGAGGTGCAGAGAGCCGAGAGGATCAAGGAGAGGATGGATTCCCTCTCTGCCACCTGCCACTCCTGCAGACACAACTCCTTTACACCTTAA